One window of Terriglobales bacterium genomic DNA carries:
- a CDS encoding SpoIIE family protein phosphatase, which translates to MSSSAPTSSFSTPPQGRSSSLPLLVFVDGVAQRNIPLERTPFSVGRKSGKDLVVGDARVSRDHAQIISEGADFYLVDQGSKHGTFVNGARVERKKLERNDRIEFGMRDGAYLLFNPVSQQSTPAREFLSQIHGMEVKSGASDLEKLTLFLEAARKLNTTSVLDEVLVTLIEATLRLTGADRGYVFLRGLDGNLKLAAGRTQKGEPLADDTTVSHSIIEEAARSASEFMVTDTMNVEGLAGRQSIVANELRTVICIPLRRTMLQEKATESGVPPMTSGVLYLDSRFASGKISSVSTEILGAIATEAAALVENANLAQAEESAKLYQQQMTIAASIQQRLMAVTIPDVPYARLRAKNLACRDVGGDFFDVVTTPEGMGVVITDVSGKGIPAAILASTLQGMIYSQLVAHVPLAEIVFSTNRFLCQKGLGEKYATMVLVRLSPAGELEYVNCGHVPPVLVAGGKAERICNLNLPIGLLPEATYESEKRTLNKGDRLVLVTDGVTEAEDATGEFFGDERLEAAANSAEPFDQILAAVESYCGDTPLTDDCTVVELTYSG; encoded by the coding sequence ATGTCCTCCTCAGCGCCCACATCGTCGTTCAGCACGCCGCCGCAGGGGCGGAGTTCGTCGCTGCCTCTCCTGGTGTTCGTGGACGGGGTGGCGCAGCGGAATATCCCGCTGGAGCGCACGCCGTTCAGCGTGGGCCGGAAGAGCGGCAAAGACCTGGTGGTGGGCGACGCGCGCGTCTCCCGTGACCACGCCCAGATCATCTCCGAGGGCGCCGACTTCTACCTGGTGGACCAGGGGAGCAAGCACGGCACCTTCGTCAACGGGGCGCGGGTGGAGCGGAAAAAGCTGGAGCGCAACGACCGCATCGAGTTCGGGATGCGGGATGGAGCCTACCTGCTGTTCAATCCGGTGAGCCAGCAGTCCACGCCGGCGCGCGAGTTCCTGAGCCAGATCCACGGCATGGAGGTGAAAAGCGGGGCCTCCGACCTGGAGAAGCTCACCCTGTTCCTGGAAGCCGCGCGCAAACTCAACACCACCAGCGTGCTGGACGAGGTGCTGGTCACGCTGATCGAGGCCACGCTGCGGCTGACGGGGGCGGATCGCGGCTACGTCTTCCTGCGCGGGCTGGACGGCAACCTGAAGCTGGCGGCGGGGCGGACGCAGAAGGGCGAGCCACTGGCGGACGATACGACCGTCTCCCACTCCATCATCGAGGAGGCGGCGCGGTCGGCTTCTGAGTTCATGGTGACCGACACCATGAACGTGGAGGGCCTGGCGGGACGGCAGAGCATCGTGGCCAACGAGCTGCGCACCGTCATCTGCATTCCGCTGCGGAGAACCATGTTGCAGGAGAAGGCGACGGAGAGCGGCGTGCCGCCGATGACCAGCGGGGTGCTGTATCTGGACAGCCGCTTCGCGTCGGGGAAGATTTCCAGCGTGAGCACCGAGATTCTGGGCGCGATTGCGACAGAAGCCGCGGCGCTGGTGGAGAACGCCAACCTGGCGCAAGCGGAAGAATCCGCCAAGTTGTATCAGCAGCAGATGACTATCGCCGCATCCATCCAGCAGCGGCTGATGGCGGTGACCATCCCCGACGTGCCTTACGCCCGGTTGCGCGCCAAGAATCTTGCCTGCCGCGATGTCGGCGGCGACTTCTTCGACGTGGTCACCACGCCCGAGGGGATGGGGGTAGTGATTACCGACGTTTCCGGCAAGGGGATCCCGGCGGCCATCCTGGCGTCCACGCTGCAAGGCATGATCTATTCACAGCTGGTGGCCCATGTGCCGCTGGCCGAGATCGTCTTCTCCACCAACCGCTTCCTTTGCCAGAAGGGCCTGGGCGAGAAGTACGCCACCATGGTGCTGGTGCGGCTGAGCCCGGCGGGAGAGCTGGAGTACGTGAACTGCGGGCACGTGCCTCCGGTGCTGGTGGCGGGGGGAAAGGCGGAGCGCATTTGCAACCTGAACCTACCCATCGGGCTGCTGCCGGAGGCCACCTACGAGAGTGAGAAGCGCACCCTCAACAAGGGCGATCGCCTGGTGCTGGTGACCGACGGAGTCACGGAAGCGGAGGATGCCACCGGCGAGTTCTTCGGCGACGAGCGGCTGGAGGCGGCGGCCAATTCCGCGGAGCCCTTCGACCAGATCCTGGCGGCCGTCGAGAGCTACTGCGGCGATACGCCCTTGACCGACGACTGCACGGTGGTGGAGCTCACCTACAGCGGCTGA
- a CDS encoding response regulator — MRAKKTILCVDDNEQALSIRKVVLETRGYRVIACGSGRSALEAFEKGGVDLVLTDWTMPEMDGAELVDRIKARSPQTPAILFSGRVKVYEKETRADVFLSKGMYGASELLERIRQLLVRKRGPKRATPETTSHSARAAS; from the coding sequence ATGAGAGCCAAGAAAACCATCCTGTGCGTGGACGATAACGAGCAGGCGCTTTCCATCCGCAAGGTGGTGCTGGAGACGCGCGGCTACCGGGTGATCGCGTGCGGCAGCGGGAGGAGCGCGCTGGAAGCCTTCGAGAAGGGCGGCGTGGACCTGGTGCTGACCGATTGGACCATGCCGGAGATGGACGGCGCCGAACTGGTGGATCGCATCAAGGCCCGCTCGCCACAGACCCCGGCCATCCTATTCTCGGGGCGGGTGAAGGTGTACGAGAAGGAGACGCGAGCCGACGTTTTCCTCTCCAAGGGGATGTACGGAGCTTCAGAGCTGCTGGAACGAATCCGGCAACTGTTGGTGCGCAAGCGCGGCCCCAAACGCGCGACACCCGAGACGACGAGCCACTCCGCGCGCGCCGCGTCCTAA
- a CDS encoding ABC transporter ATP-binding protein translates to MSAIIQGENVTKVYRVGRVDVPALRGISLKVEKGEFVSIVGPSGSGKSTLFYILGGLTQATSGRVVIDDLEFSKLSDAERTRMRKRRIGFVFQRFNLLPTLDAQANIDIAGDIAGVNGSTDPGYFEKIVGLLGISDRLQHRPSELSGGEQQRVALARALINRPAIVLADEPTGNLDSRNSDTVLNMLRQSNQELGQTVLMITHNPEAATVGDRIIHMRDGQIVSPDEDPQWTHH, encoded by the coding sequence ATGAGCGCCATCATTCAGGGCGAGAACGTGACCAAGGTGTACCGTGTGGGCCGGGTGGACGTCCCGGCGCTGCGGGGCATCAGCCTGAAGGTGGAGAAGGGCGAGTTTGTCAGCATCGTAGGGCCCTCGGGGAGCGGGAAATCCACGCTGTTTTATATCCTGGGCGGGCTGACGCAGGCCACTTCCGGCCGGGTGGTGATCGACGATCTGGAGTTCTCCAAGCTTTCGGACGCCGAACGCACGCGGATGCGCAAGCGCAGGATCGGGTTCGTGTTCCAGAGGTTCAACCTGCTGCCGACGCTGGATGCGCAGGCCAACATAGACATCGCCGGCGACATCGCGGGGGTGAACGGCTCGACCGATCCTGGCTATTTCGAAAAAATCGTAGGCCTGCTGGGGATCAGCGACCGGCTGCAACACCGGCCGTCAGAGCTCTCGGGCGGGGAGCAGCAGCGAGTGGCGCTGGCGCGGGCGCTGATCAACCGGCCGGCCATCGTGCTGGCCGACGAGCCCACCGGGAACCTGGACTCGCGCAACTCCGACACCGTGCTGAACATGCTGCGGCAGTCGAACCAGGAGCTGGGACAGACGGTGCTGATGATCACCCACAACCCGGAAGCGGCGACCGTCGGCGACCGCATCATCCACATGCGCGACGGGCAAATCGTTTCCCCCGACGAAGATCCGCAGTGGACGCACCACTGA